In Vagococcus hydrophili, one DNA window encodes the following:
- a CDS encoding flagellar protein FlgN: METTKQLTPLLKQLIRILKKENKALIESDGVKIEKISKQKETIADSLKLVTSIPSDNEKKLLLEVKQLQDDNLLLTQQAISFNDNFLKVVGDAAQKTNATYSRQGSLQKQTDVGFINHSM; the protein is encoded by the coding sequence ATGGAGACAACTAAACAGCTTACGCCATTACTAAAACAATTAATTAGAATTTTAAAAAAAGAAAACAAAGCGTTGATTGAAAGCGATGGCGTTAAAATAGAAAAAATTTCAAAACAAAAAGAAACAATCGCAGACTCTTTAAAATTAGTCACTTCTATTCCAAGTGATAATGAAAAAAAGTTGCTTTTAGAAGTCAAACAACTACAAGATGATAATCTACTACTCACGCAACAAGCTATCTCTTTTAATGATAATTTCTTAAAAGTGGTAGGTGATGCAGCGCAGAAAACGAATGCTACTTATTCAAGACAAGGTAGCTTACAAAAGCAAACAGATGTTGGATTTATCAATCATTCAATGTAA
- the flgM gene encoding flagellar biosynthesis anti-sigma factor FlgM: MKINNQYNKYGDTYNSQKTNENREKIKKSSSNECVEINLSNTSQKLRMEHHVTEIDNSQKVQDIKKAIKDGTYKVSSEEIADKIFMTLKGQE; the protein is encoded by the coding sequence ATGAAAATAAATAATCAATATAATAAATATGGTGATACTTATAATTCACAAAAAACGAATGAAAATAGAGAAAAAATAAAAAAATCATCTAGTAACGAGTGTGTAGAAATTAATTTATCTAATACTAGCCAAAAATTAAGAATGGAACATCACGTTACAGAGATAGATAACTCTCAAAAAGTTCAAGATATCAAAAAAGCAATAAAAGATGGCACATATAAAGTTTCTTCAGAAGAGATTGCTGACAAGATATTTATGACGTTAAAAGGACAAGAATAA
- the fliY gene encoding flagellar motor switch phosphatase FliY → MSENLSQEQIEKLLKEESESVEPLFNQEITDLIGEVGNISMSQAATTLSSILNRRVTITTPRVKYVEFNEILSDLVTPKVSSVVGFKEGLEGSNLLLLNVEDAIIIADLMIGGDGHPDNTEFTELELSAVGEAMNQMIGSASTSMATMIGKKVDILPPEVNLWKDEESVSYTGIALDTVVSKVSFDLSVEGVIESEIMQIYTREMVEEISELMMKDTAEVLEGREVVAEKVIEKPAPKKENTRKIVIQQPEFEDLDVKKVETNVDNLDLLMDVPLDFSVVLGNSRKSIKEILSIGVGSVVELDKLTDEPLEVYVNGKLIAHGEVVVINENFGIRVTSILSQKQRINNLH, encoded by the coding sequence ATGAGCGAAAATTTATCTCAAGAACAAATAGAAAAGTTATTAAAAGAAGAAAGTGAGTCAGTAGAACCTCTCTTTAATCAAGAAATTACCGATTTAATTGGAGAAGTTGGAAATATTTCAATGTCTCAAGCAGCAACAACTCTGTCTTCAATTTTGAATCGAAGAGTAACCATTACAACGCCTAGAGTAAAATATGTAGAGTTTAATGAGATATTAAGTGATTTGGTAACACCAAAAGTATCATCAGTTGTAGGCTTTAAGGAAGGGTTAGAAGGAAGTAATTTACTACTCTTAAATGTGGAAGATGCGATTATTATTGCCGATTTAATGATTGGTGGAGATGGACATCCTGACAACACAGAGTTCACTGAATTAGAACTTAGCGCAGTGGGTGAGGCTATGAATCAAATGATCGGTTCGGCATCAACATCTATGGCAACTATGATTGGTAAAAAAGTGGATATCTTACCTCCAGAAGTCAATTTATGGAAGGACGAAGAGTCAGTTAGTTACACAGGAATTGCCCTAGACACAGTCGTATCAAAAGTATCATTCGATTTATCTGTTGAAGGTGTGATTGAAAGTGAAATCATGCAAATATACACACGTGAAATGGTTGAAGAAATTTCGGAACTTATGATGAAAGATACAGCAGAAGTTTTAGAAGGACGTGAAGTCGTGGCAGAAAAAGTGATTGAAAAGCCGGCTCCTAAGAAAGAAAATACTCGAAAAATTGTCATCCAACAACCAGAATTTGAAGATTTAGATGTAAAAAAAGTCGAAACAAATGTTGATAACTTAGATTTATTAATGGATGTCCCCTTAGATTTTAGTGTTGTACTAGGAAACAGTCGAAAATCTATTAAAGAAATTTTATCAATTGGTGTGGGTTCTGTCGTTGAATTAGATAAACTAACTGATGAGCCTTTAGAAGTTTATGTCAATGGTAAATTGATAGCACATGGTGAAGTGGTTGTCATCAATGAGAATTTTGGCATCAGAGTTACAAGTATATTATCACAAAAACAGCGAATCAATAATTTACATTAA
- the fliM gene encoding flagellar motor switch protein FliM, translating into MTQVLTQQEIDALLNAMSSGEIDEKAYLDKEEESNVKSYDFRRPTKLSKEYINTLFMIFEDFSKYAGNHLTTQIRSNVSLKLASIEQISYDEFIHSIPKFTLLGLFQSTPLSGVQMIEINPQFSMILVELLCGGSETEIGKFKNQEKKGFTDIELALLEEVYKILILAFETAWNDIVELDCHLNGLDTNPQLLQNMSPNEPVVLVTCTVSVLNQKTFINLCIPYVFFEGIMDKLSFRNWFDSDKGFNQEDNDHLHKNIKSVDLGLQAVLGTTQMTLSDFINLEVGDAISLDQKISEPLKMYAGDQFFGYVKPGKKEKRLAVEVLEISEGESE; encoded by the coding sequence TTGACACAAGTATTGACACAACAAGAAATTGATGCGCTTTTAAATGCTATGAGTAGTGGTGAGATTGATGAAAAGGCTTATTTAGATAAAGAAGAAGAATCCAACGTTAAATCTTATGATTTTAGAAGACCAACTAAATTATCAAAAGAATACATCAATACGTTGTTTATGATTTTTGAGGATTTTTCTAAGTACGCAGGTAATCATTTAACGACACAAATTAGATCAAACGTTTCTCTTAAATTAGCATCAATTGAGCAAATTAGTTATGATGAATTTATTCATTCGATTCCTAAATTCACTCTATTAGGTCTCTTTCAATCAACGCCTTTATCAGGTGTTCAAATGATTGAAATAAATCCGCAATTTTCAATGATTTTAGTTGAACTTTTATGTGGAGGAAGTGAGACTGAAATTGGTAAATTCAAAAATCAGGAGAAAAAAGGGTTTACTGATATTGAACTTGCTTTATTAGAAGAAGTATACAAAATTTTAATACTTGCTTTTGAAACGGCTTGGAATGATATTGTGGAATTAGATTGTCACCTTAATGGACTAGATACAAATCCCCAACTATTACAAAACATGTCACCTAATGAGCCAGTAGTTTTAGTGACATGTACAGTTTCTGTTTTAAATCAAAAAACTTTTATTAATCTTTGTATCCCTTATGTCTTTTTCGAAGGAATTATGGATAAATTGAGCTTCAGAAATTGGTTTGATTCTGACAAGGGATTTAATCAAGAAGACAATGATCACTTACATAAAAATATCAAAAGCGTTGACTTAGGACTTCAGGCTGTTTTAGGGACGACCCAAATGACTCTTTCTGATTTTATAAATCTCGAGGTTGGTGACGCCATAAGTTTAGATCAAAAAATTTCAGAGCCACTAAAAATGTATGCAGGAGATCAATTCTTTGGTTACGTTAAACCTGGTAAAAAAGAAAAAAGGTTAGCGGTTGAAGTATTAGAAATTTCAGAAGGAGAATCAGAATAA
- a CDS encoding chemotaxis protein CheW, translated as MQLIVFTKGEKYYGIKTENVGEIIKSTKIFKVPQAQSWVEGLINLRGTIVTLVNFSKFLKEDENSLHKNIIVITNEEEKIGLLVEDIVGVFTIDSEEIQTLDSKNDDNVEGIIMIQDKLTNIIDIMTIFTENEGSI; from the coding sequence ATGCAATTAATTGTCTTTACTAAGGGTGAAAAGTACTATGGTATAAAAACTGAAAATGTCGGTGAAATAATTAAATCAACTAAAATTTTCAAGGTCCCTCAAGCCCAATCTTGGGTTGAGGGCTTGATTAATTTAAGAGGAACGATTGTGACACTAGTTAATTTTTCTAAATTTCTTAAAGAAGATGAAAATAGTCTTCATAAAAATATTATAGTGATTACAAATGAAGAAGAAAAAATTGGATTACTTGTTGAAGATATTGTGGGCGTTTTTACGATTGATTCAGAAGAGATTCAGACTTTAGATTCAAAAAATGATGATAATGTTGAAGGAATTATCATGATTCAAGATAAACTAACCAATATTATCGACATAATGACAATATTTACTGAAAATGAGGGATCAATTTGA
- a CDS encoding response regulator produces MTKTVLIVDDAVFMRMKLKDILEKNGYSVLGEAQNGLEAIEKYKTEKPDLVTMDITMPEMDGVEALKAIKEFDANAKVLMCSAMGQQSMVMEAIREGALDFIVKPFDADRVIKALDKVSV; encoded by the coding sequence ATGACAAAAACAGTTTTAATAGTAGATGATGCGGTATTTATGAGAATGAAGCTTAAGGATATTTTAGAGAAGAATGGTTATTCTGTTTTAGGAGAAGCTCAAAATGGTTTAGAAGCAATTGAGAAATACAAAACTGAAAAACCAGATTTAGTGACAATGGACATAACAATGCCTGAGATGGACGGTGTGGAAGCATTAAAAGCAATCAAAGAATTTGATGCTAATGCAAAAGTATTAATGTGTAGTGCTATGGGGCAACAATCGATGGTTATGGAAGCTATTCGTGAAGGTGCACTTGATTTTATTGTCAAACCTTTTGATGCAGATCGAGTAATCAAAGCGTTAGATAAAGTTAGTGTGTAG
- a CDS encoding chemotaxis protein CheC encodes MMNKLTSLEIDALKELVNIGGGHAATSISVLIDKPVEMIVPLIKVMNYEELYKDIMAESEIIYAVTIQVSSKGEGMFLFALPESSASEICDMMLPPDFEKSEEMIGSAITELSNILVNSFMNSIGQMLEIEFHTSEPGLTIDMFGSIISSLYMVFDQFDDEVLIIENEFYYSGKKMDALLYFIPEVGVLENLFKSIGM; translated from the coding sequence ATGATGAATAAATTAACTTCTTTAGAAATTGATGCGTTAAAAGAGTTAGTGAATATTGGTGGCGGTCATGCAGCAACAAGTATTTCTGTTTTAATTGATAAGCCAGTTGAAATGATTGTTCCTTTGATAAAAGTGATGAATTATGAAGAACTGTACAAGGATATTATGGCTGAAAGTGAAATTATTTATGCTGTGACAATTCAAGTTAGCAGTAAAGGGGAAGGCATGTTTTTATTTGCTCTCCCAGAGAGTTCAGCTAGTGAAATTTGTGATATGATGCTACCGCCAGATTTTGAGAAATCTGAAGAAATGATTGGTTCAGCGATTACAGAACTTTCTAATATCTTGGTTAATTCATTTATGAATTCAATTGGTCAAATGTTAGAAATTGAGTTTCACACATCTGAACCAGGATTAACTATTGATATGTTTGGTTCGATTATTAGTAGTTTATATATGGTATTTGATCAATTTGATGATGAAGTTTTGATTATCGAAAATGAGTTTTATTACTCTGGAAAAAAAATGGATGCTCTTCTTTATTTTATACCTGAAGTTGGCGTTTTAGAAAATTTATTTAAATCAATAGGAATGTAG